A single genomic interval of Alligator mississippiensis isolate rAllMis1 chromosome 15, rAllMis1, whole genome shotgun sequence harbors:
- the GAL3ST4 gene encoding galactose-3-O-sulfotransferase 4 isoform X1 has protein sequence MRLPPRCCRLRVLGVALTVCMTIGFTLQLLGGPFHRRAPLEQQQPHAPRLSWDELSTSPRPRDCEPKQHLVFLKTHKTGSSTVVNLLHRFGEARGLRFALPHRYQLGYPLPFQERHIKGHRPGGAPYDILCHHMRFNLPEPSPLMPPQVQKVMQADSFYFSIVRDPAALAASAFSYYQAVVSAFRRAGTLGHFAAAPERYYDPAARGNHYARNLLWFDFGLPVPPASGTKADATVEAALAQLDRTFGLVLLTEHFDESLVLLQEALCWDEDDVATFPHNGRRALGPAMAPGLAAQLRAWNELDWQLYTHVNRSFWARVEAYGRERMARDVARLRGRRQELAEHCLAGGGPVPASRIGDPQLRPLQLGRAEILGYELRAGLGPAERRLCARMVTPELQYKDLLDRRQFGGNSTSDPT, from the exons ATGAGGCTGCCCCCCAGGTGCTGCCGGCTCCGGGTGCTCGGAGTCGCCCTGACCGTTTGCATGACCATCGGCttcaccctgcagctgctgggaggcCCCTTCCACCGCAG agcccccctggagcagcagcagccacatgccCCCCGCTTGTCCTGGGACGAGCTCTCCACCTCGCCACGCCCCCGGGACTGTGAGCCGAAGCAGCACCTGGTCTTCCTGAAGACGCATaagacaggcagcagcactgtGGTAAACTTGCTGCACCGCTTCGGGGAGGCACGGGGCCTGCGCTTCGCCCTGCCACACCGCTACCAGCTTGGCTACCCCCTGCCCTTCCAGGAACGGCACATCAAGGGCCACCGCCCAGGGGGGGCCCCATACGACATCCTCTGCCACCACATGCGCTTCAACCTGCCCGAG CCCTCCCCGCTGATGCCCCCACAGGTGCAGAAGGTGATGCAGGCTGACAGCTTCTACTTCTCCATCGTGCGTGACCCAGCGGCACTGGCGGCCTCTGCCTTCTCCTACTACCAAGCTGTGGTGTCCGCCTTCCGCCGGGCTGGAACCCTGGGACACTTTGCGGCTGCACCGGAGCGCTACTACGACCCAGCCGCCCGCGGTAACCACTACGCCCGCAACCTGCTCTGGTTCGACTTCGGGCTCCCGGTGCCACCAGCGTCCGGGACCAAGGCTGATGCCACTGTGGAAGCGGCGCTGGCGCAACTGGACCGGACCTTCGGGCTGGTGCTGCTGACCGAGCACTTCGATGAgtcgctggtgctgctgcaggaggcGCTGTGCTGGGATGAGGATGACGTGGCTACCTTCCCGCACAACGGGCGCCGGGCACTGGGCCCCGCCATGGCCCCTGGCCTGGCCGCCCAGCTCCGGGCCTGGAATGAGCTGGACTGGCAGCTCTACACCCATGTCAACCGCAGCTTCTGGGCCCGGGTGGAGGCCTATGGGCGGGAGCGCATGGCGCGGGACGTGGCCCGGCTGCGGGGCCGGCGCCAAGAGCTGGCTGAGCACTGCCTGGCCGGTGGGGGCCCAGTGCCGGCCTCACGCATTGGGGACCCCCAGCTGCGCCCCTTGCAGCTGGGTCGAGCCGAGATCCTGGGCTACGAgctgcgggctgggctgggccctgcgGAGCGCCGGCTCTGTGCCCGCATGGTCACCCCGGAGCTGCAGTACAAGGACCTGCTTGACCGCCGGCAGTTTGGGGGCAACAGCACCAGCGACCCTACATAG
- the GAL3ST4 gene encoding galactose-3-O-sulfotransferase 4 isoform X2, translated as MRLPPRCCRLRVLGVALTVCMTIGFTLQLLGGPFHRRAPLEQQQPHAPRLSWDELSTSPRPRDCEPKQHLVFLKTHKTGSSTVVNLLHRFGEARGLRFALPHRYQLGYPLPFQERHIKGHRPGGAPYDILCHHMRFNLPEVQKVMQADSFYFSIVRDPAALAASAFSYYQAVVSAFRRAGTLGHFAAAPERYYDPAARGNHYARNLLWFDFGLPVPPASGTKADATVEAALAQLDRTFGLVLLTEHFDESLVLLQEALCWDEDDVATFPHNGRRALGPAMAPGLAAQLRAWNELDWQLYTHVNRSFWARVEAYGRERMARDVARLRGRRQELAEHCLAGGGPVPASRIGDPQLRPLQLGRAEILGYELRAGLGPAERRLCARMVTPELQYKDLLDRRQFGGNSTSDPT; from the exons ATGAGGCTGCCCCCCAGGTGCTGCCGGCTCCGGGTGCTCGGAGTCGCCCTGACCGTTTGCATGACCATCGGCttcaccctgcagctgctgggaggcCCCTTCCACCGCAG agcccccctggagcagcagcagccacatgccCCCCGCTTGTCCTGGGACGAGCTCTCCACCTCGCCACGCCCCCGGGACTGTGAGCCGAAGCAGCACCTGGTCTTCCTGAAGACGCATaagacaggcagcagcactgtGGTAAACTTGCTGCACCGCTTCGGGGAGGCACGGGGCCTGCGCTTCGCCCTGCCACACCGCTACCAGCTTGGCTACCCCCTGCCCTTCCAGGAACGGCACATCAAGGGCCACCGCCCAGGGGGGGCCCCATACGACATCCTCTGCCACCACATGCGCTTCAACCTGCCCGAG GTGCAGAAGGTGATGCAGGCTGACAGCTTCTACTTCTCCATCGTGCGTGACCCAGCGGCACTGGCGGCCTCTGCCTTCTCCTACTACCAAGCTGTGGTGTCCGCCTTCCGCCGGGCTGGAACCCTGGGACACTTTGCGGCTGCACCGGAGCGCTACTACGACCCAGCCGCCCGCGGTAACCACTACGCCCGCAACCTGCTCTGGTTCGACTTCGGGCTCCCGGTGCCACCAGCGTCCGGGACCAAGGCTGATGCCACTGTGGAAGCGGCGCTGGCGCAACTGGACCGGACCTTCGGGCTGGTGCTGCTGACCGAGCACTTCGATGAgtcgctggtgctgctgcaggaggcGCTGTGCTGGGATGAGGATGACGTGGCTACCTTCCCGCACAACGGGCGCCGGGCACTGGGCCCCGCCATGGCCCCTGGCCTGGCCGCCCAGCTCCGGGCCTGGAATGAGCTGGACTGGCAGCTCTACACCCATGTCAACCGCAGCTTCTGGGCCCGGGTGGAGGCCTATGGGCGGGAGCGCATGGCGCGGGACGTGGCCCGGCTGCGGGGCCGGCGCCAAGAGCTGGCTGAGCACTGCCTGGCCGGTGGGGGCCCAGTGCCGGCCTCACGCATTGGGGACCCCCAGCTGCGCCCCTTGCAGCTGGGTCGAGCCGAGATCCTGGGCTACGAgctgcgggctgggctgggccctgcgGAGCGCCGGCTCTGTGCCCGCATGGTCACCCCGGAGCTGCAGTACAAGGACCTGCTTGACCGCCGGCAGTTTGGGGGCAACAGCACCAGCGACCCTACATAG